The genomic region GATGCCCTCGTCCTGCTCGAAGCGCGAGCAGGTGTCGACGCATACGCGCTCGCCCGGCCCCAGGTGCGTGAGCCCGACGATCTCGATTTCCTCGAGCTGCAGATCCTCGACCGTGTCGCTGCAGATCGACACGAGCTGCGTGGCCTGCCCGACCTGCGTCGGCGTGAGCAGCACGCCTTCGGGGCCGCGCTGCAGCACGTTCAGCGTCACTTCGGCATCCTCCAGGTCGGCGACGACGGTGATCAGCTCGCCCGCCGCGCGATCGGCGGCCGCCAGCAGGATCTCGAGCGGGATCTTGCTCGGGTCCTGCAGGAAATTCGACGAGCAGCCACGGCGTGGACACCGACAGCTCGCACGCGCGCGTGAGCGTCGCCTCGCCCGTCACTTCGATGAACACGCCGAGCTCGACGCCGTCCGGCACCGCGAAATCGACCGGCAGTCCGTCCTTCACGAGGACGATCTGCACCTGCTCGAGCAGCGCGGCATCGGCCGGATGCCGATCGACGACTGCGACCTTGCACGGCGCTCGGCGGCAGCCGCCGGCCTGCTCCGCATCCTTCACGACGAATGCGGACACGCCGACATGCAGCGCTTCCTCGGTGATCTCGTCCGCGAGCTCGCCGATGTTGCGCAGGTCAATCCAGGAAAGCTTCTTCAAGGCCAATCTCCTTCGAAGGGGATAAAGCAGGTGAATGACAGGGTGAAACTAGCGACTGACGGCAACGGCCGAACGCGACGCGGCGGCCCGCATCCGGCAATCCACCCAGCCGGCACCCGGCTCGTAGCCGGCCAGCCGGACGCCGGGCGCGACATCGGCGAGCCCGACGGCCGTGCCGCCGTCGGTCCGGAACCGCACCGCGCGGTCGCCGCGCAGCACGACACGCGTGCTCGTGCCGGATGCGCTGCGCGTGTGCAACGCGACGAGCGGCGCGGATTCGATCCGCACGCGGCCGACCACGATCGCGCGCGTGTCGCCCGCCGCGCCGACCGTCAGGATCCGCTCGCCCGAACGCAGCAGCGAAAGCTGGCGCGCGCGGTCGCCGCCGCAGAACACGAACGATTCGGCCGAGCCCGCGTCGATGCCGAACACGAGCGGCCGGCCCGGCGGGTGCGCGGCGCCGGCCGCGACGACGAGCAGCATGCTGGTCGCGCTCGCGCCGGCCAGC from Burkholderia cepacia ATCC 25416 harbors:
- a CDS encoding 3-dehydroquinate synthase II, whose product is MQDPSKIPLEILLAAADRAAGELITVVADLEDAEVTLNVLQRGPEGVLLTPTQVGQATQLVSICSDTVEDLQLEEIEIVGLTHLGPGERVCVDTCSRFEQDEGI